GGATTCGAACCCTCGCATGCCGGAATCAAAATCCGGTGCCTTAACCAACTTGGCTACTCCCCAGCATTCTGACCGCGCTCGCCCGACCAGACCGCAACCGGCCGGAATCAGGCGCCCGGGACAAAAGCCCAGTCGGAGAGAGGATGCCTGGCCAGCGACCGGGCGACGAAGACCTCGCCGACGGTTTCGGCCGAGCCGTTCCGGCGCCGCGACAGATCCTGCTGGATCGAGGTCGCGACCGATTCGTCGGGAACCGGAAGAAAGACACATGAACCCGAGCCTGTCATTCGCGCCGAATCGGCGTTCAGACCGGCCTGCCTGGCAGCCGATTTCAGGGCCGCAAGCGCCGACGCGACGGCCGGGTAGGCAGCGCAGACGACGGGTTCCAGGTCGTTTCTCCCGCGACGAGCGGAACTCTCTCGCGAAAGACCTGAGATTGTGAGTGGTTTCGTGTCCCTTGTCAAACCGGTTGAGGAGAAGACGACAGCGGTCGAGACCGGCACCGGCGGCGCCACCACGACGTAGGTCGCCGGCGGCAGGGGCAGGGCCTGCAGCTTCTCGCCGATGCCGGTGGCGTAGGCGGTGCGGCCGAACACGAAGAAGGGGACGTCGGCACCGAGCCGAAGCGCGAACCGCATCAGCTGGCGACGGGTCAGGCGCAGGTCCCACAGGCGGTTCAGGCCCAGCAGCATCGTCGCCGCGTCGGAGCTGCCGCCGCCCAGGCCTGCGCCCATCGGGATCCGCTTGTCGATCGCGATGTCCACCCCGAGCCGGCAGCCGGTCTCCTCGGCGAGCAAGCGGGCAGCGCGCACGGTGAGGTCCTGTTCGGGCGTGACGCCGGGCAGCGAGTCGCGCCGGATCAGCGCGCCGTCGTTGCGCACGCGCAGCGTGAGCCGGTCGCCGACGTCGATCAGGTCGAACACGGTTTCCAGCAGGTGATAGCCGTCGTTGCGGCGCCCGGTGACGTGCAGGAACAGGTTCAGCTTGGCCGGGGCAGGCAGGTTGCGGAGTTCTTCGATCATGGAAGGCCGCGTTCAGGAGACGTCGTCGACGATCAGCTTCAGCCTGACCTTGCGGTCGGTCGCCGCGGGGCGGTCAGGCCAGGCGAGGCTCAGCCGGACCGGGCCGTGGGAGCCCCAGTCCTCGAAGCGGATGGCCCAGCCGTGCTCGTTGCCGGCGACCGGCCTGCCGTCGCTGGACTCGGTCGGGCGCTCGAGGCGCCCGCGCAGCCAGCGCGGCAGGTCGCCGACCGGCATCGGCCAGCCGAGGACCTGCTCGGTGAGCGCCTCGGCCGAGTCGGCCTCGAAGCGCCGGCCCTCGGCGGTCAGCAGCTCGGCGCGCCCCGCCTGAAGCGACGCGGTGGCGACCGTCTGGCCGAACGGGGAGCGCAGTTCCAGAAGCGTCCCGCCGGGCACGGACTCGAGCACGAAACGCCCGCTGGTCCGCTCCTCGCGGGCCCCGGCGCCGGTGTCGATCATCGTGACCGCGAAGCGGCCGGCCCAGCGGCTCGGTTCGGCCCCGGCCGGCAGCGGCGCCGACGGCGCCCCGGGCGTCGCGCAGCCGGCCGCGATCAGCGGCAGCGCGGCGATCCCGAGCAGGGCAAGCCGCCGGCCGGTCATCGCGGGCCGCCGCTCACAGGTCCACCCCGAAACGCTCCAGCGTCTTGCGCAGCGTCTCGCTGCCCGGCTCCAGCCTGCGCGCCTCCCGCCACATGCGCCTGGCCTCGTCTCGCTCGCCGCTGGCCCAGAGCACCTCGCCCAGGTGGGTCGCGACCTCGGCCTCGGGGGTGGCCTTCCAGGCCTTGCGCAGATAGTCGAGGGCGCCGCGCAGGTCGCCGCGCCGATAGAGCACCCAGCCCATGCTGTCGAGGATGTGCCCGTCGTCGGGCCTGAGTTCGAGCGCCTTCGCGATCAGCTGCTGGGCTTCCTCGAGCCGGATGTTGCGGTCGGCGAAGGTGTAGCCGAGCGCGTTGTAGGCGTGCGCGTTGTCGGGGCGAAGCGAGATCAGCTTGCGCAGGCTCGCTTCCATCAGGTCGAGGCGGTCGACCCGCTCGGCCGCCATCGCGTGGTCGTAGAGCAGCTCCGGATTCTCGGGCAGGCGCTCGAGCGAGCGGGCGAGGAAGTCGAGGGCCTCGTCGAAGCGGCCGGCCTCGCGCAGGACCTGCGCCTCGACCGCGATCAGCTGCACGCGCTCGCGGTTGGTGGACACCGGCGTGTCGTGCAGGACCTTGCGCGCCTCGTCGACCCTGCCTTGCCTGGCGATCAGCAGGGCGCGGCGGCTCAGCGCGGGCAGGAACTGGTCCCCTCGCCCGACCTTGCCGTATCGCTCGATCGCCTCGTCGATCCGGCCGTCGGTTTCGGCGATCTGGCCGAGGAACAGCCAGGCCGGGCTGTCGTTGCGCTGAACGCTCGCCGGCAGCTCGACGTAGCGCCGCAGGTAGCCTTCGGCGGCCCGCGAGTCCTTGGCCTGCCAGGCGAGCTGCGCGAGCGAGAACAGGATCGTCGGGTCGTCGGGCCGCGCCTTGCGCGCGATCTCGAATTGGGCGCGCGCCTCGTCGATCCGCTCGGCCGAAGCGAGCAGCCGCGCCATCGCCAGGCGCGCCTCGATCGCGTCGGGCTGCCCGGCGAGGAAACGCTCGAGCAGCGCGATCGCTCCGTCGGGGCGGTCCTGGGCCGCCGCCACGTGCTGGGCGGCGGCCACGGCGACCTCCTCGTCGCCGGGCGCGAGCTCGATCGCGGCCGCCGCTTCGCGCGCCGCGCGCTCGCCGTCGCCCGCCGCAGCGGCTTGCGCGGCGAGCGCCAGTCGCGCCTGCGCCACCGCGGCGTCCGGGCCGGATATTCGCTCGAGCAGCGCGAGCG
This genomic window from Zeimonas sediminis contains:
- the ispE gene encoding 4-(cytidine 5'-diphospho)-2-C-methyl-D-erythritol kinase, translated to MIEELRNLPAPAKLNLFLHVTGRRNDGYHLLETVFDLIDVGDRLTLRVRNDGALIRRDSLPGVTPEQDLTVRAARLLAEETGCRLGVDIAIDKRIPMGAGLGGGSSDAATMLLGLNRLWDLRLTRRQLMRFALRLGADVPFFVFGRTAYATGIGEKLQALPLPPATYVVVAPPVPVSTAVVFSSTGLTRDTKPLTISGLSRESSARRGRNDLEPVVCAAYPAVASALAALKSAARQAGLNADSARMTGSGSCVFLPVPDESVATSIQQDLSRRRNGSAETVGEVFVARSLARHPLSDWAFVPGA
- a CDS encoding outer membrane lipoprotein LolB, yielding MTGRRLALLGIAALPLIAAGCATPGAPSAPLPAGAEPSRWAGRFAVTMIDTGAGAREERTSGRFVLESVPGGTLLELRSPFGQTVATASLQAGRAELLTAEGRRFEADSAEALTEQVLGWPMPVGDLPRWLRGRLERPTESSDGRPVAGNEHGWAIRFEDWGSHGPVRLSLAWPDRPAATDRKVRLKLIVDDVS
- a CDS encoding tetratricopeptide repeat protein, giving the protein MKSLAPARSGNLFCRLVPRLPAALLALPFAVLLSGCAAQSPSASPDARQAPPGAASPAAPGAPAAGTPAPDPAQAPAAAPASQAATDEPPEPPRRAARAARTHDDTGPLPEVELSSQLMFQLLASEIAAQRGELASASSTYLSMARQTRDPRLARRAAELALAERSLERALPAARLWHELAPRSGLAAQTLEALLLSAGQLEEAEPLLRARLERARAEGELPEAYAGLQRMLARASDKTAALALLERISGPDAAVAQARLALAAQAAAAGDGERAAREAAAAIELAPGDEEVAVAAAQHVAAAQDRPDGAIALLERFLAGQPDAIEARLAMARLLASAERIDEARAQFEIARKARPDDPTILFSLAQLAWQAKDSRAAEGYLRRYVELPASVQRNDSPAWLFLGQIAETDGRIDEAIERYGKVGRGDQFLPALSRRALLIARQGRVDEARKVLHDTPVSTNRERVQLIAVEAQVLREAGRFDEALDFLARSLERLPENPELLYDHAMAAERVDRLDLMEASLRKLISLRPDNAHAYNALGYTFADRNIRLEEAQQLIAKALELRPDDGHILDSMGWVLYRRGDLRGALDYLRKAWKATPEAEVATHLGEVLWASGERDEARRMWREARRLEPGSETLRKTLERFGVDL